ataatttacagagaaacgcggAATGTTtggagtttgggtactcggggataattgataataaatacataataataataaaattgtcatTTATAGTTCGATCATGTTTCTttcgcatatacatgtacatgtattatgcgcggatctagagggggggggggtgtcaggGGGGTCCAGACCCTCcccctgcaaaattcaaatttcttaaaatatacattataaattaccAAAAGCATCTGACTcccctggcaaactcaaataaccgtcggaccccaatcgcaacttctcgggcctttccggcaagctcggaaaaacacctcgaatgtattacccaggcgtccatgacaacccccctttttgtaaaacttgaaataaatagaacacattttacgatctgttgagatgtgagctatacttcattaaagtaaacgatatacactaaaatataacacagaagcgacatacaagactgtctagccgatactcattttaatgggaagcgactccattttctataaaattctaacatccggtgatgttaatacattcgaggtgtttttccgagcttgccggaaaggcccgagaagttgcgattgcgtCGGACCCCTCCTCCCCTGGAAATTTTTTCTGAATCCGTGCTTATATTCTGTATATAATCTATCGGCTCTGTGGAtccaaagtaattttttttctataatcggATCGATGCGGAGAATTAGCCGGATTATAAAAGCAAAGGTTCAAATTTGCTGAAATTACAAATACACTGTGCCAaccggtaaaaaaaaaaataaaaacatgtaaaaagtcTATATTTTCATGGTCGGAAGAATACCGGATTGCATTTTATATCAACTAtctaatttgaatttaataacatacatgtatcattttctgAAAGACAacatatctttttattcataagtttacatgtacattttattgtaattttctcatgtacatgtatctttaccTCAACACTCATGCAGTAAATAATCGTTTACATATAGAAATACACGTactttaattaaatcaaaacttaTTTACCGCAGTTAGTTGTTTAAAAAACGATATTATGGAGCAACattcaatatttgtatatatataatatgtaaagtTATTGAAGTAGGTTTTGATAGTATAGAGAAAAACTCAAatggaaataaaacatttaaactcATCATATGGATAAAGTAATAATGGTAAtgattaacaaaaaccttttatttacatcaacatACATcttcataaagttaatatacATTTACAGACAATGATTTGCATGTTTTTTCCATGAATATTATAGTTTAACGGACAAATGAATAGATGTATTAAAAATTGATGTGATActgatacatgtgtatacattatTAGTGAGAATAAATACGGTATCAGATACACCCAGATACAAGAAGCGAGTATCTAGTACTTAGTATTCTAAGAACCTTTTACCTCTTTTTCTCGAAAACTGAAGAGAAGATTTATTATTAGATTGTAAGTTAGAATTTCATTCAGAGCGAAAGCTCGAAATTATATGTAAGATACACAACGCGCATTAATTAACATAAATCAGCTGTTACATGTAAGATAAACTATACTTCACTTTCGTACCCATCTGTGACGTGGCCGTAGTTCGGTTCCGGTATATACCGTATGGTGGTTCGTCTTCCCTCATAAAACTCGTTTTCGACAGTCCGACCAACTTCATGCACGCGTTCGCGATACTTTTCCCACAATATGTTAATGATCTTAGAGACAAACACAGTGTTCGTATTGAAAGCTATCAACTTCAGTAGAAAGATTCCATCCTGTCGTAAATGAGTGTCCGCAAACTTCCGGACCATTTTTCGTGAGAGAAAATTTCCTTTGTcgtaaacattttccattttgagatatttcttCGCAAATGTTGTTTTCTGGCGAGAGTATACGACTAAAAACAAACtgtaaattaaattacaaaaacttaaaaacgCAACTAATGAAAGCCAAAAccacagaaaaataaatattttttcgtTGTACATGTTGACCGGAAGAACACACTGTAACGTCCATCTCTGAACGTTTTCCAGTTGTCGTAAATCAAAATCGCAAAGCGTGACTTTGGGAAACCTTGAGGACTGGCCCCAATTATGTTCCAGTATGACCTTGTATATGACTTCATATCCATATATCCAAAAGTCTTTTCCGCCAAGAAACTCGTTCAAAAAATACAGCTGTGCTATCGCATTtccaaaataaagaaatttcacAAAAACACACAAAGTTACAAGATAGTTTCCATAATGACGCCCAAAGCCAACACTGCAAAATCGTCCGTA
The nucleotide sequence above comes from Magallana gigas chromosome 2, xbMagGiga1.1, whole genome shotgun sequence. Encoded proteins:
- the LOC105330018 gene encoding innexin unc-9, with product MPYVTFLDSILGPIGLYEGLRSVRDDNFIDRMSYYYTNMFLLFFTVLVSTEDFVEPIHCWSPEEFTDSERYYTLQLCWISNTYRVPFSEPIPPQFEPRDNDEVTYYQWVPLILLLMAACFTIPRQVWKYCSQRSGIGIKKMLSLVDESVKDEPSVREKKINMIAEYIDCWCTNMKPFRSGMYSGIRERYGRFCSVGFGRHYGNYLVTLCVFVKFLYFGNAIAQLYFLNEFLGGKDFWIYGYEVIYKVILEHNWGQSSRFPKVTLCDFDLRQLENVQRWTLQCVLPVNMYNEKIFIFLWFWLSLVAFLSFCNLIYSLFLVVYSRQKTTFAKKYLKMENVYDKGNFLSRKMVRKFADTHLRQDGIFLLKLIAFNTNTVFVSKIINILWEKYRERVHEVGRTVENEFYEGRRTTIRYIPEPNYGHVTDGFREKEVKGS